From Salminus brasiliensis chromosome 21, fSalBra1.hap2, whole genome shotgun sequence, a single genomic window includes:
- the myog gene encoding myogenin — MELFETNPYFFPDQRFYEGGDNFFPGSRLSGGFEQAGYQDRSSMVGLCGDSRLLSGGVGLEDKPSPSSTLSLSLSPTQEQQHCPGQCLPWACKVCKRKSVTMDRRRAATLREKRRLKKVNEAFEALKRSTLMNPNQRLPKVEILRSAIQYIEKLQALVSSLNQQEHEQAGLHYRGTVPQRVSSSSDQGSGSTCCSSPEWSSASEHCAPAYNSTHEDLLNEDSSEQANLRSLTSIVDSITGTEAAAVTYSVDITK, encoded by the exons ATGGAGCTTTTCGAGACCAACCCGTACTTCTTCCCCGATCAGAGGTTTTACGAAGGCGGGGACAACTTCTTCCCAGGCTCCAGGCTGAGCGGAGGTTTTGAGCAAGCAGGATACCAAGACAGGAGCTCCATGGTCGGGCTTTGCGGGGACAGCAGGCTTCTGTCCGGTGGTGTAGGGCTGGAGGACAAGCCATCGCCGTCGTCCACGCTGAGCCTTTCGCTCTCGCCGACCCAAGAGCAGCAACACTGCCCGGGCCAGTGCCTGCCGTGGGCCTGCAAGGTGTGCAAGCGCAAGTCAGTGACCATGGACCGGCGGCGGGCGGCCACCCTGCGCGAGAAGCGGCGACTCAAGAAGGTGAACGAGGCCTTTGAGGCCCTCAAGCGCAGCACGCTGATGAACCCCAACCAGAGGCTGCCCAAGGTGGAGATCCTGAGGAGCGCCATCCAGTACATTGAGAAGCTGCAGGCTCTGGTCAGTTCCCTCAACCAGCAGGAACACGAGCAGGCTGGACTGCACTACAGGGGCACGGTCCCACAGAGG GTGTCCTCCTCCAGTGATCAGGGTTctggcagcacctgctgcagcAGTCCCGAGTGGAGCAGTGCATCTGAACACTGTGCCCCTGCCTACAACTCCACCCATGAAG ATCTGCTCAACGAAGACTCTTCGGAGCAAGCCAACCTGAGGTCCTTGACATCCATCGTGGACAGCATCACAGGCACAGAGGCCGCAGCGGTCACCTACTCAGTGGACATTACCAAATGA